One stretch of bacterium DNA includes these proteins:
- a CDS encoding flagellin, giving the protein MRVVHNPSAINSHRNLSSTNRALAQNLERMSSGLRINRARDDAAGLAIAQRIDTQVLGLEQGIRNTLDGISVIQTAEAGMHEIQAMLQRMRVLAIESANGSESPDQRLMIQAEVDQLLESIDSQAEAVEFNAMKLLTGNFSETAPMMYKASRTSGEQARDDSRGIDIYAKFSAAGFEATDGVTQLNGAIDNVASGEGRIGGYVRINEAIFSLSDYDSVNDFMQAVNQSEKANVTLSYDILMDRFTITSDTAETLLRIGQSAASGVTPFFTAARIDTGTIAQPGPRAMAISQYEANNQSGNAVGTQDIEIIDITKSFNRSQGSDHYAGFDAEVDGTIAINGVRFSVADYATVEEFMNAINTSAEADVTISYDRDHDEFVIVRDSENKDLVLSAVSGNNNFLYEVSILDREGEGEDGLGGKASDGIQNNERTNHSNIFRAPTWHAYVESRYDVRQDDEESSNGQLDPVEEVIYRDKVNLNYGEGDSGQKLGAVFNSAYSRAWQGRGDAMNREASQYDDGGANRNNSAVQTGGYATPDDHFANFDRDITGTITINNATFSIAKYNTLNELITDVNASQDANVTMGYDTIQDKFWFRSDNGSDMFLAEHKSTAGFGFFEEVNIKAGPDGTWYKPDGYANPEWRKEGLLFHVGANKDEVIVANISTISTQAIKIDVLKENGVTTTFASESAISLLRDAIDLVSMERANLGAIQNRMEHHLNYDEIAHENQTASLSRIRDLDFAEESIVFVKNQILLQSSTAMLAQANAIPQNVLALIGG; this is encoded by the coding sequence ATGAGAGTAGTTCATAATCCATCTGCGATTAATTCTCATCGTAATCTATCATCGACAAACAGGGCACTGGCCCAGAATCTGGAACGAATGTCGAGCGGTTTAAGGATAAACCGGGCTCGGGATGATGCCGCCGGATTGGCTATTGCCCAACGAATAGATACTCAAGTCTTAGGACTGGAACAAGGTATTCGAAATACCCTGGATGGAATTTCCGTTATTCAGACGGCTGAAGCCGGCATGCATGAGATTCAGGCCATGCTTCAGCGGATGAGGGTCCTGGCTATTGAATCAGCCAATGGGTCGGAATCACCTGATCAGCGGCTTATGATTCAGGCTGAGGTAGATCAGTTATTGGAATCAATTGACAGTCAGGCCGAGGCCGTTGAGTTTAATGCCATGAAGCTGCTGACTGGTAACTTCTCAGAAACGGCCCCAATGATGTATAAGGCCTCCAGAACGAGCGGTGAGCAGGCCAGAGATGACTCGAGAGGCATAGATATCTATGCCAAGTTCTCGGCGGCCGGTTTTGAAGCTACTGATGGGGTGACTCAATTAAATGGAGCCATTGACAACGTGGCTTCTGGCGAGGGCAGGATTGGTGGATATGTCAGGATTAACGAGGCCATATTCAGCCTGTCTGATTATGATTCGGTTAATGATTTCATGCAGGCCGTTAATCAATCAGAAAAGGCTAATGTGACCCTTAGCTATGATATCCTGATGGACCGCTTTACCATTACTTCAGATACGGCTGAAACACTGTTAAGAATCGGCCAATCAGCCGCCAGCGGTGTAACCCCATTCTTTACCGCCGCCAGGATCGATACAGGCACAATTGCCCAGCCGGGTCCCAGGGCGATGGCCATCAGCCAGTATGAGGCCAATAACCAGAGTGGTAACGCCGTGGGCACCCAGGATATTGAGATCATCGACATCACCAAGAGTTTTAACCGGTCCCAGGGAAGTGATCACTATGCCGGCTTCGATGCCGAGGTAGATGGCACTATCGCCATCAACGGTGTAAGGTTTTCGGTAGCTGACTACGCCACGGTAGAAGAGTTTATGAACGCCATTAACACCTCTGCCGAAGCCGATGTCACTATTAGTTATGATCGAGACCATGATGAGTTCGTAATTGTCCGGGATAGCGAAAATAAGGACCTGGTCCTTTCGGCTGTCTCTGGGAACAACAATTTCCTCTATGAGGTCTCCATCCTGGATCGAGAGGGAGAAGGCGAAGATGGTTTAGGAGGAAAGGCCAGCGACGGCATTCAGAACAATGAACGGACTAATCACTCCAACATCTTTCGAGCCCCTACCTGGCATGCTTATGTAGAGAGCCGGTATGATGTTCGGCAGGATGATGAAGAAAGCTCTAATGGTCAACTCGATCCGGTGGAAGAGGTGATCTATCGGGATAAGGTCAACCTGAATTACGGCGAAGGTGATAGCGGCCAAAAACTGGGGGCTGTTTTCAACTCAGCTTACAGTCGGGCCTGGCAGGGGCGAGGTGATGCCATGAATAGAGAGGCCTCCCAGTATGATGACGGGGGGGCGAATAGAAATAACTCGGCGGTTCAAACCGGTGGTTATGCCACCCCTGACGATCACTTTGCCAACTTTGATCGGGATATCACCGGCACGATCACCATTAACAACGCCACCTTCTCTATTGCCAAGTATAATACGCTCAATGAGTTGATAACGGATGTCAACGCCTCTCAGGATGCCAACGTGACCATGGGCTATGATACCATCCAGGATAAGTTCTGGTTCCGTTCAGATAACGGCTCGGACATGTTTCTGGCTGAGCATAAATCCACGGCGGGCTTTGGCTTCTTTGAAGAGGTCAACATTAAGGCCGGACCGGACGGCACCTGGTATAAGCCTGATGGTTATGCTAATCCTGAATGGCGAAAGGAAGGCCTCTTATTCCACGTGGGGGCGAATAAGGACGAGGTAATTGTAGCCAATATCTCCACTATCTCTACTCAGGCCATAAAAATCGACGTCTTAAAGGAGAATGGCGTGACGACCACCTTTGCCTCGGAGTCAGCTATCAGTCTCCTTCGGGATGCTATTGATTTAGTCTCTATGGAGCGGGCCAACCTGGGCGCCATCCAGAACCGGATGGAACACCACTTGAACTATGATGAGATCGCCCATGAGAACCAGACCGCCAGCTTATCCCGAATTAGAGATCTGGATTTTGCGGAGGAAAGCATCGTCTTTGTGAAAAATCAGATCCTGCTTCAGTCTTCAACGGCGATGCTGGCTCAAGCCAATGCCATTCCCCAGAATGTCCTGGCCTTAATTGGTGGTTAG